CAAATTCAGGGATTTTTCAATTAGGTCAAATACACCTCTAGTCCTTTTTATCTTCATCTACAcctcactttcttttttttttattttaacttcTGATATATTAACATTCCTCACATGCTACAGAAGGGtggcacgatggtgcagtggttagtgtagtCGCCTCACACctagaaggtccggggttcaagccccggggtaatccaaacttggaggtcatcctgggttgtcctctgtgtggagttcttcccgtgtctgcgtgggtttcctccaggtgttccggtttcctcccatagtccaaagacatgaaggtcaggtgaatcggccgtactaaattgtccctaggtgggaatgtgtgtgtcggccctgtgatggactggcggcctgtccagggtgtctccccgcctgccgcccaatgactgctgggataggctccagcatccctgcaaccctgagcaggataagcggtttggataatggatggattgatggacatGCTACAGATGAGTAGATGGCATAATTAATCAATGAAGAAATGTGAAAGCCTGAAAGctctttgtgagcatttgtctgttTAAATAGAAGTACAACTTGTGCACACAAGCTTGAACAGACAATTATCATCACATTTAAGGACAAAAACTATGTGATGTTGTGTCCTTTTACATTACACCTGTGGTTCCAGCACTTTGGAATGCACCTCTTATTGTTTCACATGAAAACATCACCGTTGCACAGATGTGTGATGAGAACGTTGGCTGTTTCATGTCACTGTAGGTCGGGAACAGTTTTGAGTGCTGCTCACATGGAGTCACGTAACTGTTCGTGGCGGTGCGTTTCCAGCAGCAAAGACTGAGTGACTCACCGCTGGTGAGTGGGTGGGCAGGTACACAGGCTATCTTCTAGAGAGTAGGAGAGGAGATAATAGCACCATGTCTGCACATCTACATTCCCATTTGGGTTCGAAAATAGTCAGCCACCCCAGCTGGTAGTCATTACACTTGGCGGCGGAGAAGCCGAAGGGAGGAGGCCTCCCCTGTCAAGCCGGCAGATAAGAGGAGGAGTGGGCCATGCAGTCGAGGTACGTTTCCAGTGGAAAAGCTGCTGAGCAGGTTACTAAGCACGACATGCACTTTACTTGTCCTTAGGCTGGTGAAGAAACCAACTGCCCACCATGAGTCACGCTTCCTTGTAGTTTCATGTTAGAAATTTGTTATCTCTGTATCTATGTCACGGCTGTGAGCATCCGTGAGTCAAGTAGAATTCTTAAATGAATCTTAAAACTCAAATTCTATGTAAAATATAGAATAtaaaatatttatatataaaatgtaaaatatataaaatgCCATATAACTATatacataactttgttaaaagaaacactcaatggtagaaaAAGTGCCCAACAaattaaggagcaaaataatccagcgattcaagtaaattctttatgagacagtacaagcctgtttcgtgccataagcgatcatcgcttatggcacgaaacacagtttcttttaacaaagtgctcatcttgttgagcacttttgaaaCCGACAAGGAacctgtctcatgaagaatttatctgaatcattggattattttgttccttacTTGTTGAGGccttttcctaccattgagtgtttccttTAAAAAAGTTATAactacatgtgtgtttgtgtgttatatatatatatatatatatatatatatatatatatatatatatatatataacctgtGTATGtgttatatataacatatatacatgtatatacgtgtgtgtatatctacATTATGTATTATATCCTATGTTATGTATCTATGTTTTATACATATAATGCTATATAAAATtatagattttatatatataaaacgctatataaaaagcaacttgattgattgattgattgattgattgattgattgattgattgattgattgattgattgattgattgattgatattttcCAGGGTGGTTACAGTTAGTCTCAACCAATCATTGACAGTGTCAGTAATACTTTAATGTACAGAACATCTTTGCGCCATTGTACATTTCAGCTTCTCCTTAAATCCAGCAAAGCGGATGAATAGCTTTGATGCATAGGTGACTTGTATAATATACATATTTGAATTTATCTCCCTTATGCATGTTTTGCATTGGAATGTTTATTCAAAACTGTACCCAAAGCACGTGATAAGCTCCAATTACACTATTCTCTCATACTGTTGACAATCAGCAAGTCAAACAAGCATAaacgttttgacttgcacttttgaAGATGGTGTGTGATTGTTTTTGGTGGCAGATCTTAATTtggtctttatttttatttttttttaatctgtgatGGTGTGTGTTTACCTCAGCCGCATAAGCACAAAGAGAGACGGTGACCTTTGTCTCCGTGATGGGGGTTGTAGCGTGTACGAATAAGtacacacgttggcccttggctaatgggtcggtccctttagtcgactggctaacgtagtcgcttgcggtgtgagagccacgagttcgcgtcccggctgtggcttttcccgactgccccctgaggcgtgagggagctggtatgcgcACTTCTCGAGGAGAGGgacacgttggctaacgggtcggaccctttagtcgacttgttAACGTTGTCGCCAGCGGGGCAGgatgatacgggttcgcgtcccggctgtggcgatggttCCCCAGCTGCCCCCTTgtgttcgctgcattggtgtcagattcccgaaggaggggggggtagtgtagcgtgcacgaataagtagacacgttggcccttggctaacgggtcggacccttagtcGACTTGTTAACGTTGTCTTTAACGttacaggagatacgggttcgcgtcccggctgtggagacggttcccggctgcccccttgaGATGCATCTGCCAGATCAGATGAACTTGGCAAGGGAATATGAACTTGTTCGCTTTCAATTTGAGTCTCTTAGCCCTTGATCATCAGCTGTTACTTCAGTATCAGCCTGTTCTTGAGAAGACCTGTGTGAAGTTTTTAACTGTTCCTGTCCTTTTCCAGTTAGTTGTTTATCTGTTTCCATCCTGGATAAGGCTGTATCAGGTAGGTTTGGCGCGGTTTCTGTTTGCTGAGATTCAGTTGTTTGGTTTTGCATTTCCATTTGATCATTGTCATCATTTGTTTTCTCTGTGCTGTTTTCAGGTTCGTGAACACCAGGTTAGTGTCCTTCTGTTTCCAGCTCAACAGGATCTTTTTCCACAGGTTCTCTTTCCACAGGTTCCAGTTCAGGTGAGTTGTCGATTCCGGTAGGTGTGCCAATTTCAGGGGATGTCTTCCTCTGTGTCTCAGGTATGTTTGAGGCTCCAGGGAGTCCTGTCTCTACAGTAACTtccattggatgaaaccatggcttgtcatcttcctcatcctctgAGGTCAAAGGCCGCTAATCCGCTTGGTTGGATGCCTGTCTTGTTCTGGGCCTACGAGGTGGTTTCAGCCTCACTATTTCCTCTTCTGGTTCAGAGAGAAACCCACACGGTAATAGTAGGTCATGATGTAATGTGCGTAGGGGACCGTCTTGACCTTCAGGGCATACTGTGTAGACAGGTAAGTCTCCAGCCCTCTTCTGCACAATATACACTGTTGGCCCCCATCGATCAGAGCTCGTTGCGAAGGCGGAGATTTCGCACAAGGACTCCTGATCTGAACCAGGTAAACTGACCGAGTACATTTGAATACGAAAAGAGCAGCCTGTGTAGATTGAAATGTTCACAGCAGCACTCTGGAACCGTGTTGACATATGTGGGCTAAAGTAAGTActgttgtgtgagatggccttGATCTGAAGGAGCTCAAAACACACCCTGCACACTGAACCGCGTCTCATTACAACAGAACCTTTATCACTCGCTGCTAGAACAGTTTATTCTAACTTATTGATATAATAAACAACTGACTCATATGATAAACTGTATGTGATGCCACGTCAAATATAGAAGATAACATGAATGACTGATCAATGTAAATGTTCAGGGAAACGACTATGATGTAACATCTTGTGCTTGTGTCGTCGTGCTTGCGTCTTTTGCATCCAAATGATTATGTATCCCATATAATCATTGGCGTCGCGGGAACGCGCCTGCGTTCGCCAAAAGTTGCAACAAGCAACTTgttcaccttaaaataacagcttcaaaatcattttgatggtacactgactcGTAATAGGGAGAATGGTGCCTCTCTCATTCCCACTCCGCGCTCTGGACGCCTGTTCTTACACTATGCAACTTGGGCTGAGCGGGACGAGCGCCTTCCCGCGAgcgatattttttttcctaggacggCGAAGTCATGACCCGCCGTACTCTGCATCTGATTGGCTAAAATCGTACCCGCTCAACTCAAGTGACATAGTGTAAGAACGAACAGGCGTTCGGGGCGCGGAGTGGGAACGAGAGAGGCACCATTCTCCCTATTGCgagtcagtgtaccatcaaaataAGTTTGAAGCTATTATTTTAGAGTGAACAAAGTTTGACAAAATTTGACTTGACAACCTTCCCCCCCTTTGCCCCCCGCCCTCCCCTCCCGGGGCTGCGCGCTCCGTGGGATCAGATGGGCGGGGCCCAGATCCGCACATCCAACGACAGTGGCGTCCACGTCACAAGTTTACCGGTGGCATTTGCTTTGACGGACCATAAAGTAAGACGACAGCATCCTTTCTCCGGAGAACACAGCGGAGACCGAGGCAAGGCAGGCACCGGACCAGGACCGAGAGGGAAAACGGTGCGTCGGACACGTCTTTTGGATACAGTACTGGTGATTCTTCAAGACAGACAAGAAACTAATTCATGCTCTATGCCTGTTAAATATAGGCACAATCCATATTCGTTGTATTTCTGGGCTTTAACATTTAGTAGGCTAAAAATGTTTGCAGGTAGCCTGATCTCTATTATATATGGGTTATACTATAGGCTACTGGACACCGGAGGAGTAACCCAATGCTTGTTTTTAAGGTGGTCCGTAGCACAGTAAACTGCATTTCGGGGCTGTTAACCTacagctttttttcttctttttttttgcagttaaaCTTTATTTTACTCAATTTTTAATTTTCATTCAACAGTATTGTCACCTGTTATCTTGGTCAGATCTGCGGTGTAAACCGGGTTTGTCTCCTTCCAGATCCCGTTGCACTATATTAGGCGACAGGCCCGGGCTCCTTTTCCGTCCCGGACATATAAATACAGGTGTTGTAACAGGGTGATGTGCTGCTTGGTTTCGGCCACGATCCACTGCTGACGCCACGGAAACAGACACGCTTGCGGTAGGTCGGCAGGGTTGCAGTAGAGTGCATTCATCTTCTCATGAGCTATTATTCCTGTTTTTCTGTGACTATAACGTAATTTGACCGATGTTGAACTTGTTTGCATGCTTGTCCGTCTATAGAAAATTATCTTTATTAGGTTTAGATGTACTATAATATGTCGCCgtaattttttgttttgttaggaTAATCTGTCACAGCTCCCAAAACTCGATTCCCCACAAGTGATTCGAGCTTTTCGTATTATTTTCAAAGATAGTTCCTGATGGTTACCTTATTTAGTAGCTATTGTTATTCACGTCATTGTAAATCATGCTCATGAATATCTCCTGTCAATATCAAAACTATTAGGACAGTTTTATCCACATTTGCATTTTAAATATTTGTCGAGAATGTGTTCCTATCAATTCTCCTCCCTATCTAATTATACACTGATGTTTCCCAGATAGCCAGCCTTGGTAAGCCTCCGCCTTACCGAGCCCTGCCTTGCGTGGGATGTTGGAGAGTGGGCGAGTGGTTCACAAGTGTTTTGGTGCCACTTGGCAACATTGAGTGGTGTGGCATAGTCAGTCATGGGGGACGCTTTCTTCAACTGCTGTTATGTCCCACCCCCTCCCCCAGGCGAGGAGGAACCCCAAAGATCCAGACGTACATCTAACATGGCCTCACATTCAGCACAGATCTCCTCTGACAAGCGCTTCCTCATCTTCTTTGACTTTGATGAGACCATCGTGGACGAGACCAGCGATGACATGGTGGTGCAAGCCTCTCCGGGGCAGCACCTCCCAGTCTGGCTCAAAGACACCTACCAGCCGGGCCGGTACAACGAGTACATGCAGCGGGTGTTGGCTTACCTAGCGGAGCAAGGAGTGACCGAGAGCGACATCCGTACGATCATGGAGAAGCTCCCTCCCACCCCTGGCATGCTAGCCCTCTTCCAGTTCCTCCGCACACGGCCTCCGCAGGACTTTGAGATAGTGCTGGTGTCTGACGCCAACATTTTCTTCATCGAGTCCTGGCTCCGCCGGGTGGGAGCCCGCCAGCTCTTCCACAGGATCTTCACCAACCCGGCCACCTTCAACAGGGACGGCCGACTGGTGCTGCGCCCCTTCCACTCCCACGACTGCCAGCGATGCCCCGAGAACATGTGCAAGCAGGTTATCGTCAGAGATTATGTGACCCGCAGGACACAGGAGCGTGGGCGACCATACCAGAGGGTGTTCTACGTGGGTGATGGCGCCAACGACTTCTGCCCGGCACTCATCCTGGGGCCGAGGGATGTGGCGTTCCCACGACGAGACTTCCCCATGCACCGCCTCATCACCGAGACCCACGAGGCGACGCCAGGCGAGCTGAAGGCCGTCACTGTACCGTGGGTCAGTGCGGAGGATGTGGTGCAGCGACTTAGAAAGCTGGTGGCAGAGTAGAAATTAAACTATATGGTGGATCCTCACCTATAGTTTTGTGGATACACACAACTCCCCCCtacatgtgcagacacacacacacacacacacacacacacacacacacacacacacacacacacacacacacacacacacacacacacacacacacactcaaaacagagAACAAATATAAAAGAGACGAGGTGTTAAttagaaagacacacacagacaaatgggTGTACAAGTTATATTCTCAGGTAAATAAACCCCCAAAACGGATGATGATCCCTCATTTTACAGGTGTTGAACGTGTACGATGGTGGAGGTCAAATCAGTCATGTGAGCACTGTGAACAAACACTGTTCACATTGCCTTGTCTCTGCTGCCCAGACTGGATTCAAGACCAACTTCTCACGTTTTGGTCCAGAGGTCACTTTAGAGACACCAATAAAAACATCACTCGGTTAATTATTATGGGAAACCCCACCGCCACAGCAGTGGCCTCTCGGCGTACCGTGTAAGAGAAGGGAGGAGGAGATTATAGATGAACTCAATAAGTAATAATGAGCTCTTCTTATTGGTTTCCATTTGTAAATAGTCTCTCATTAGccttcttgttttgttttaagTGTAAAACTGGGTAAGACAAGTATTGACCGTAGGTTACGCAAGAACCCTGCTATACTGTTATCAATAACATAATGTCAACCAGTTGAAAGGTGATAACAAATTGattgaaagtgtttttttttcttttaacggcACTTTTTCTGTATAGTGGTAAATTATTAAATCCAATGAATTTCGAGTAGCAGGCCATCTAGTGGTGGCCTCAATGGTGACAATAAtgacattaattgaaattaatgGGTTTAATTAATCAACATTAATTGACATTAATTGAAAGGTGATAACAAATTGATtgaaagtgccccccccccttaacggCACTTTTTCTGTATAACGGTAAATCATTAAATTAAATGAATTTAGAGTAGCAGTGCCATCCAGTGGTAAAGTCTTAGACTCCATGGTGCTCCTGTAGGGGTTTCAGTCCACACGTGTATGTTTGTCAActgttttgtgtattttgtgtgtaggTTAAACCTACTAAAAATTGAACACCAGCAGGAATAAAGCCATACAGCGAAACACTGCCTATGTCTGCAGTTATTATCAAACCTTCATAGAAATCACAAGAGACATATTATCTTGTGTTTGACATGAAAATTGCTATACAAATTAAGTCTGATAGCTTAATTGACACATGTTCagtgatccaggtaaggaaatcacagaaagttgagtcagttcatctggagacaccatttattgggagaaacgtttcatcactcatgcaaGCGACTGCGCCATGtcaattgcatatgaaactgatcgttggtttttatgccactgtgttgtttataaggggtgggtggggatccctgcagccagttgagactgaggaggtcacatTTAAACGTTTccctctcaataaacgttttgtctggatgaactgattcacctgattttctcacctggattattgattgTGCATCAAGACTTGTTATCTTATGTTTACATTACACTGCCTTGCAGGTCACAGCATCTCACAGCAAAATGAGATAATATTGATAGTTTAATGTTATAGCTTAAACAACTTTTATGCCTTCTATCAACGCTATTATCTAGTAAGGATATGCATTTCAACTTGCCAGGCATCAAAAAGTAGTCTCTTGGCTAAGCCATCTGTTTTTCTCTGATCGATTATCAggatcagaatcagctttattggccaggTAAATTCACACATACTACGAGGAATTTGACCCAACGGGTTGCTCACATGAAACCCACAAGACATTACTGACATTATTAAGGCAatatatacacccccccccacacacacacacacacatttatatatatatatatatatatatatatatatatatatatatatatatatatatatatatatatatatatatctttgttaaaataaacacttAACGGTAGGGatggtgctcaacaaataaggagcaaaataatccagttagtcaggtaaattctctatgagacagtacaagcctgtttcatgctataagcaatcatcagttggacttgacttgacttgatgattgcttatagttGCTTATAGACATTACTGAAATTATTAAggtaatatttatatatatataaaatccagttattcaagtaaattttctacgagacagtacaagcctgtttcaattgattgcttatggcatgaaacaggcttgtatccTCATGAACGGTTCATGTGATATCGTAGGAAAAGTTATGCACAACTTTTCGTGGAGCGAGTCACAGCGCCTGCGCAATCCTCGGGGCGGCGGCGCAACAGCCCGCGCCAGGCGGGGCGGCGGTGGAATCCTCTGCGGGGCGGATGTTGCGTCGCggggccaccccccccccccccaaccctagggttagggttaggtgc
The nucleotide sequence above comes from Lampris incognitus isolate fLamInc1 chromosome 10, fLamInc1.hap2, whole genome shotgun sequence. Encoded proteins:
- the phospho1 gene encoding probable phosphatase phospho1 isoform X1: MGDAFFNCCYVPPPPPGEEEPQRSRRTSNMASHSAQISSDKRFLIFFDFDETIVDETSDDMVVQASPGQHLPVWLKDTYQPGRYNEYMQRVLAYLAEQGVTESDIRTIMEKLPPTPGMLALFQFLRTRPPQDFEIVLVSDANIFFIESWLRRVGARQLFHRIFTNPATFNRDGRLVLRPFHSHDCQRCPENMCKQVIVRDYVTRRTQERGRPYQRVFYVGDGANDFCPALILGPRDVAFPRRDFPMHRLITETHEATPGELKAVTVPWVSAEDVVQRLRKLVAE
- the phospho1 gene encoding probable phosphatase phospho1 isoform X2 gives rise to the protein MASHSAQISSDKRFLIFFDFDETIVDETSDDMVVQASPGQHLPVWLKDTYQPGRYNEYMQRVLAYLAEQGVTESDIRTIMEKLPPTPGMLALFQFLRTRPPQDFEIVLVSDANIFFIESWLRRVGARQLFHRIFTNPATFNRDGRLVLRPFHSHDCQRCPENMCKQVIVRDYVTRRTQERGRPYQRVFYVGDGANDFCPALILGPRDVAFPRRDFPMHRLITETHEATPGELKAVTVPWVSAEDVVQRLRKLVAE